A stretch of Methylogaea oryzae DNA encodes these proteins:
- the waaA gene encoding lipid IV(A) 3-deoxy-D-manno-octulosonic acid transferase gives MRLIYTALFYLATPLLILRLWLKGRANPAYRQRWRERFALQDFSSAVQGCVWLHAVSVGEAEAAAPLVQAWRVSHPDLPILVTTTTPTGSARVAALFGDGVQHVYLPYDLPDALGRFLGGYRPRLAVFMETEIWPNLFAACAAHQVPLAIVNARLSERSCRGYSRIRNVMARTMGAVAAVAAQTAEDAARFASLGVPEHRLHVLGNLKFDRASPPGLADQGRALRAELLGDRPVWIAASTHEGEEEQVLAAHERLLAEFPDALLVLAPRHPERCVKVKALLAGRGHDYVSRSEARACDPGCRVFLLDTLGELNLFYATADVAFVGGSLAPTGGHNVLEPATLGVPVLFGPHMFNFKDIAGRLLQARGAIQVEDGSQLAERVGQLLRDASARAALGETARSFVAQNRGALARHITLLERWLV, from the coding sequence GTGCGCTTGATCTATACGGCGCTGTTTTACCTCGCGACGCCGCTGTTAATCCTTCGCCTTTGGCTGAAGGGCCGCGCCAATCCCGCCTATCGCCAGCGCTGGCGCGAACGTTTCGCCTTGCAGGATTTCTCTTCGGCGGTCCAAGGCTGCGTTTGGCTGCACGCCGTCTCGGTGGGGGAGGCGGAAGCCGCGGCGCCTTTGGTGCAGGCGTGGCGCGTCAGCCATCCGGACCTGCCGATATTGGTGACCACCACCACCCCCACGGGTTCGGCGCGCGTGGCGGCCTTGTTCGGCGACGGCGTGCAGCACGTTTATCTGCCTTACGATTTGCCGGATGCGCTGGGGCGCTTCCTCGGCGGTTACCGCCCGCGTTTGGCGGTTTTCATGGAAACCGAAATTTGGCCCAATTTGTTCGCGGCTTGCGCGGCGCATCAGGTTCCGCTGGCGATCGTCAACGCGCGCTTGTCGGAGCGTTCGTGCCGTGGCTATTCCCGGATAAGGAATGTTATGGCGCGCACCATGGGCGCGGTGGCGGCGGTGGCGGCGCAGACGGCGGAAGACGCGGCCCGTTTCGCCAGCCTGGGCGTGCCGGAGCACCGTCTGCATGTCCTTGGCAATCTCAAATTCGACCGTGCATCGCCGCCGGGGTTGGCGGATCAAGGGCGGGCCTTGCGGGCTGAGCTGCTGGGCGATCGGCCGGTTTGGATCGCCGCCAGCACCCATGAAGGCGAAGAAGAACAGGTGTTGGCCGCCCATGAGCGACTGTTGGCGGAGTTCCCGGACGCGCTGTTGGTGCTGGCCCCCAGGCATCCGGAGCGGTGCGTTAAGGTAAAAGCGCTGCTGGCGGGGCGCGGCCACGATTATGTCAGCCGCAGCGAGGCCAGGGCGTGCGACCCCGGTTGCCGGGTGTTCCTGTTGGACACCTTGGGGGAGCTGAATTTGTTCTACGCGACGGCCGACGTGGCTTTTGTCGGCGGCAGCCTGGCGCCCACGGGCGGCCATAATGTGTTGGAACCGGCTACGCTGGGCGTGCCGGTATTGTTCGGCCCGCATATGTTCAATTTCAAGGACATCGCCGGCCGGCTGTTGCAGGCGCGTGGCGCCATCCAGGTGGAAGATGGTTCCCAGTTGGCCGAGCGGGTCGGCCAGTTGTTGCGGGATGCGTCTGCGCGGGCCGCTCTGGGCGAGACGGCGCGGTCGTTCGTGGCGCAAAATCGCGGCGCGTTGGCGCGCCATATCACATTGCTGGAACGATGGCTTGTGTGA
- the tpiA gene encoding triose-phosphate isomerase, translating to MRRPIVVGNWKMNGTRDSVRALLGALKAGLNAQTPCDVAVCPSFIFLPEAADLLAGSTIQLGSQNVANKAEGAYTGEVSPAMLREFGCGYAIVGHSERRVVYGETDELVAARYEQAIAGGVTPILCVGETLEQRENDETYAVLDTQLDAVINRCGVASLAKAIIAYEPVWAIGTGRTATGEQAQDAHAYIRARIAKQDANVAAGVRILYGGSVKADNAVELFGKPDIDGGLIGGASLDANSFISICNAAG from the coding sequence ATGCGGCGTCCGATTGTAGTTGGTAACTGGAAAATGAACGGTACGCGTGACAGCGTCCGCGCTCTGCTGGGGGCCTTGAAGGCCGGTCTGAATGCACAGACGCCCTGCGATGTCGCCGTATGCCCCTCGTTCATCTTCCTGCCGGAAGCGGCCGATCTGCTGGCCGGCAGCACCATCCAGCTGGGTTCCCAGAACGTCGCCAATAAGGCCGAAGGCGCCTACACCGGCGAGGTATCGCCTGCCATGCTGCGCGAGTTCGGCTGCGGATACGCTATCGTCGGCCACTCCGAGCGCCGAGTGGTTTACGGCGAAACCGACGAATTGGTGGCCGCCCGCTACGAACAAGCCATCGCCGGCGGCGTGACGCCGATTCTGTGCGTGGGCGAAACGCTGGAACAGCGCGAAAACGACGAAACCTACGCCGTGCTGGACACCCAGCTGGATGCCGTTATCAACCGTTGCGGCGTCGCCAGTTTGGCGAAGGCCATCATCGCTTACGAACCGGTTTGGGCTATCGGCACCGGCCGTACCGCCACCGGCGAGCAGGCTCAGGATGCCCACGCCTATATTCGTGCCCGCATCGCCAAGCAGGACGCCAATGTGGCGGCCGGGGTGCGTATCCTGTACGGCGGCAGCGTCAAAGCGGACAATGCCGTTGAATTGTTCGGTAAACCGGATATCGACGGTGGATTGATCGGCGGCGCTTCCTTGGACGCAAACTCTTTTATTTCCATCTGCAACGCGGCAGGGTAA
- the secG gene encoding preprotein translocase subunit SecG has translation MYQVITIIHVLIAMAIVGLVLIQKGKGAEAGAGGFGGGSAASVFGARGSASFLSRTTSLLAVIFFSTSLLLAYLGSRQDNKQDIMDAPAAVQGGDLPQVKQDLPEPAKPATGK, from the coding sequence ATGTATCAGGTAATCACCATTATTCACGTGTTGATCGCCATGGCCATTGTCGGCCTGGTGCTCATCCAGAAAGGCAAAGGCGCCGAAGCCGGCGCGGGCGGCTTCGGCGGCGGTTCGGCGGCTTCGGTTTTCGGCGCGCGGGGCTCTGCGTCCTTCCTGAGCCGCACCACGTCGTTGCTGGCGGTAATCTTCTTTTCCACGAGTCTGCTGCTTGCCTATCTTGGCTCCAGACAGGATAATAAGCAGGATATCATGGACGCTCCCGCCGCGGTGCAGGGCGGTGATCTTCCCCAAGTGAAGCAGGATTTGCCGGAACCGGCCAAGCCGGCGACCGGGAAGTAA
- the purB gene encoding adenylosuccinate lyase — protein MNPLTALSPIDGRYAGKVDALRPIFSEFGLMRFRVLVEVRWLQALAAEPAIAEVPALSADAHSLLDQIAAGFSEADAERIKAIEKTTNHDVKAVEYFLKEKTAGNAEIAKVSEFFHFACTSEDINNLSHALMLQEGRNAVLLPLVDKLIAGVKALAHEHAALPMLSRTHGQPATPSTLGKEMANVAHRLERQRQQIAAVEFLGKINGATGNYNAHIVAYPEVDWPAFSRRFVEGLGLSWNPYTIQIEPHDYMAELFQAVSRFNTILIDFDRDVWGYISLGFFKQRTVAGEVGSSTMPHKVNPIDFENSEGNLGIANALFGHLAEKLPISRWQRDLTDSTVLRNMGVGFAHTVIALDSTLKGMSKLQADPARLAADLDANWEVLAEPIQTVMRRYGIEKPYEKLKDLTRGNKIDAAAMREFIEKLEIPAEAKARLLELTPGGYIGCAETLAKTI, from the coding sequence ATGAACCCACTCACCGCCCTCTCCCCCATCGACGGCCGCTACGCCGGCAAAGTGGACGCCCTGCGCCCTATCTTCAGCGAATTCGGCCTCATGCGCTTCCGCGTGCTGGTGGAAGTGCGCTGGCTGCAAGCCCTGGCGGCGGAGCCGGCCATCGCCGAAGTGCCGGCCCTAAGCGCCGACGCCCACTCCCTGCTGGACCAGATCGCCGCCGGGTTTTCCGAGGCCGATGCCGAACGCATCAAGGCCATCGAGAAAACCACCAACCACGACGTGAAAGCGGTGGAGTATTTCCTCAAGGAAAAAACCGCCGGCAACGCCGAAATCGCCAAGGTCAGTGAATTCTTCCACTTCGCCTGCACCTCCGAGGACATCAACAACCTGTCCCACGCCCTCATGCTGCAAGAAGGCCGCAACGCCGTGCTGCTGCCGCTGGTGGACAAACTCATCGCCGGCGTCAAAGCCCTGGCCCATGAGCACGCCGCCCTGCCCATGCTGTCCCGCACCCACGGCCAGCCGGCCACGCCCAGCACCTTGGGCAAGGAAATGGCCAACGTCGCCCACCGCCTGGAGCGGCAAAGACAGCAAATCGCCGCCGTGGAATTCCTCGGCAAAATCAACGGCGCCACCGGCAACTACAACGCCCACATCGTCGCCTACCCGGAAGTGGACTGGCCGGCCTTCTCGCGCCGCTTCGTGGAAGGCTTAGGGCTCAGCTGGAACCCCTACACCATCCAGATCGAACCCCACGACTACATGGCCGAACTGTTCCAGGCGGTAAGCCGCTTCAACACCATCCTCATCGACTTCGACCGCGACGTGTGGGGCTATATCTCCCTGGGCTTCTTCAAGCAGCGCACCGTGGCCGGCGAGGTGGGCTCCTCCACCATGCCCCACAAGGTCAATCCCATTGATTTTGAAAACTCCGAAGGCAATCTGGGCATCGCCAACGCCCTATTCGGCCACCTGGCGGAAAAGCTGCCCATCAGCCGCTGGCAGCGCGACCTCACCGATTCCACCGTGCTGCGCAACATGGGCGTCGGCTTCGCCCACACCGTCATCGCCCTGGACTCTACTTTAAAGGGCATGAGCAAGCTGCAAGCCGACCCGGCTCGCTTGGCGGCCGACCTGGACGCCAACTGGGAAGTGCTGGCCGAACCCATCCAAACCGTCATGCGCCGCTACGGCATCGAAAAGCCCTACGAAAAGCTGAAGGACCTGACCCGCGGCAACAAAATCGACGCGGCGGCCATGCGGGAATTCATCGAAAAGCTGGAGATACCGGCGGAAGCCAAGGCAAGATTATTGGAACTGACGCCGGGCGGTTATATCGGTTGCGCGGAAACGCTGGCGAAAACGATTTGA
- the mnmA gene encoding tRNA 2-thiouridine(34) synthase MnmA — protein MPGKIIVGMSGGVDSSVTALLLLEQGYEVTGLFMKNWEEDDHTGLCTAPQDHADAQAVCDRLGIELKTVNFAAEYWDHVFEIFLAEYAAGRTPNPDILCNKYIKFRAFLDYAMDLGGERIATGHYARVAKDDHGFHMLKGLDPGKDQTYFLYTLGQEALSRTLFPIGHLEKSEVRDLAIKAGFVNAKKKDSTGICFIGERRFREFLQRYLPAQPGDMETPEGEVIGRHEGLMYYTLGQRQGLNIGGRRGASPEPWYALKKDLERNVLIVGQGHDHPVLFHNTLEAGQLDWCAGRAPPLQSLRCAAKTRYRQPDQDCAVELLEGGRCRVLFDQPQRAITPGQSVVFYQGEECLGGGIIELATDSA, from the coding sequence ATGCCCGGCAAAATCATCGTCGGCATGTCCGGCGGCGTGGATTCTTCGGTAACCGCCCTGCTGCTGCTTGAACAAGGCTATGAAGTCACCGGCCTGTTCATGAAGAACTGGGAGGAAGACGACCACACCGGCCTGTGCACCGCACCGCAAGACCACGCCGACGCCCAGGCGGTGTGCGACCGACTCGGCATCGAACTGAAAACCGTCAATTTCGCCGCCGAATACTGGGACCACGTGTTCGAAATCTTCCTGGCGGAATACGCCGCCGGCCGCACGCCCAACCCGGACATCCTCTGCAACAAATACATCAAGTTCCGCGCCTTCCTGGACTACGCCATGGACCTGGGCGGCGAGCGGATCGCCACAGGCCACTACGCCCGCGTCGCCAAGGACGACCACGGCTTCCACATGCTGAAAGGCCTGGACCCCGGCAAGGACCAGACCTATTTCCTCTACACCCTGGGCCAGGAAGCCTTGAGCCGCACCCTGTTCCCCATCGGCCACTTGGAAAAAAGCGAAGTACGCGACCTGGCCATCAAAGCCGGCTTCGTCAACGCCAAGAAGAAGGACTCCACCGGCATTTGCTTCATCGGCGAGCGCCGCTTCCGCGAATTCCTGCAGCGCTACCTGCCTGCCCAGCCGGGCGACATGGAAACGCCCGAAGGCGAAGTAATCGGCCGCCACGAAGGCCTGATGTACTACACCCTGGGGCAACGCCAAGGGCTGAACATCGGCGGACGGCGCGGCGCCTCGCCCGAGCCCTGGTACGCGCTGAAAAAAGACCTGGAGCGCAACGTGCTCATCGTCGGCCAGGGCCACGACCACCCCGTCCTGTTCCACAACACACTGGAAGCCGGCCAGCTGGACTGGTGCGCCGGCCGCGCCCCGCCCTTACAATCCCTGCGCTGCGCCGCAAAAACCCGCTACCGCCAGCCCGACCAGGACTGCGCCGTGGAATTGCTGGAGGGCGGCCGCTGCCGCGTGCTGTTCGACCAGCCCCAACGCGCCATCACGCCGGGACAATCGGTGGTGTTCTACCAAGGCGAGGAATGCCTGGGTGGCGGCATCATCGAATTGGCCACCGATTCGGCCTGA
- a CDS encoding NUDIX hydrolase: MNQTLAKRPAVTVAAVAERDGRFLVVEEHDSAGRLVINQPAGHLEPGEDILSAVMREALEETGWTFRPEFLLGVYLWEHPSKTHSYLRLAFGGKALEHDPARPLDDGIVHALWLTPDELAARGPQLRSPLVLQCVHDYLAGGRYPLELIKAYGGF, from the coding sequence ATGAATCAAACGCTTGCCAAACGGCCCGCCGTCACCGTAGCCGCCGTCGCCGAACGAGACGGCCGTTTCCTGGTGGTGGAGGAGCACGATTCCGCCGGCCGCCTGGTCATCAACCAGCCCGCCGGCCACCTGGAGCCGGGCGAAGACATCCTGTCCGCCGTCATGCGCGAAGCCCTAGAAGAAACCGGCTGGACCTTCCGCCCGGAGTTTTTGCTGGGCGTCTACCTGTGGGAACACCCGTCGAAAACCCACAGCTATTTGCGCCTGGCTTTCGGCGGCAAAGCCCTGGAGCACGACCCCGCCCGCCCCTTGGACGACGGCATCGTCCACGCCCTGTGGCTGACGCCGGACGAACTGGCGGCGCGCGGCCCGCAGCTGCGCAGCCCCCTGGTGCTGCAATGCGTGCACGACTACTTGGCCGGCGGGCGCTATCCCCTGGAACTGATCAAAGCCTACGGCGGGTTTTAA